One Sanguibacter sp. HDW7 DNA window includes the following coding sequences:
- a CDS encoding sugar ABC transporter permease, with protein MSTSHAPAPRRHRATVALVAKHAAATLVAVVAVFPILYVVSASLNPNGSLVGSNSLFSRVDLANYINLFDRPAQPYGAWFVNTMYIGVVASAGTVLLAALAAYAFSRMRFRGRRVGLVSILLVQMFPQLLGVVAIFLLLTTIGDIFPGIGLDTHAGLILVYLGGAMGVNTYLIYGFFNTVPASIDEAAKLDGAGHARIFFTIVLRLSAPILAVVALLSFIGTSSEFVVASVVLTDPHKQTLAVGLFQFVSQETSANWSIFAAGAVLASLPVVALFFVLQKYIVGGLTAGAVK; from the coding sequence ATGAGCACAAGCCACGCACCCGCGCCGCGCCGTCATCGCGCGACCGTCGCGCTCGTCGCGAAGCACGCCGCCGCGACGCTCGTCGCCGTCGTCGCAGTCTTCCCGATCCTCTACGTCGTCTCCGCGTCGCTCAACCCCAACGGGAGCCTCGTCGGGTCGAACAGCCTGTTCAGCCGCGTCGACCTCGCCAACTACATCAACCTCTTCGACCGCCCCGCGCAGCCGTACGGCGCCTGGTTCGTCAACACGATGTACATCGGCGTCGTCGCCTCCGCAGGCACCGTCCTGCTCGCCGCGCTCGCGGCCTACGCGTTCTCACGGATGCGCTTCCGCGGGCGCCGCGTCGGGCTCGTGAGCATCCTCCTCGTGCAGATGTTCCCGCAGCTCCTCGGCGTCGTCGCGATCTTCCTGCTGCTCACGACGATCGGCGACATCTTCCCCGGCATCGGCCTCGACACCCACGCCGGGCTCATCCTCGTCTACCTGGGTGGCGCGATGGGCGTCAACACGTACCTCATCTACGGGTTCTTCAACACGGTGCCCGCCTCGATCGACGAGGCCGCCAAGCTCGACGGCGCCGGCCACGCGCGGATCTTCTTCACGATCGTCCTCAGGCTGTCCGCGCCCATCCTCGCGGTGGTCGCCCTGCTGTCGTTCATCGGGACGTCGAGCGAGTTCGTCGTCGCAAGCGTCGTCCTCACCGACCCCCACAAGCAGACCCTCGCCGTCGGGCTCTTCCAGTTCGTGTCGCAGGAGACGTCAGCCAACTGGTCGATCTTCGCCGCCGGAGCGGTGCTCGCCTCCCTGCCCGTCGTCGCCCTCTTCTTCGTCCTGCAGAAATACATCGTCGGCGGGCTCACCGCGGGCGCGGTCAAGTGA
- a CDS encoding LacI family DNA-binding transcriptional regulator — MGATLADIAAHAGVSEATVSRVLNDRPGVVPAKRQAVLTALDVLGYERPPRLRRRTGRPVGLVLPEFTNPIFPAFAQALGPNFARRGFTPLVGSQAEGGLHEDEYVEMFVEAGAAGILFVSGRHADATAPTTRYEELRELGLPLGFVNGYRAGIDAPFFSIDDRTGTQLAVRHLVAMGHVRLGLSPGPETSVPARRRVEGFREAVVEALGDDADVVVVHGPLSDDGGGHAGRALLEAGCTGIVCGSDLVAVGVLAEARRQGLAVPADLSVVGFDDSVVARHSWPPLTTVRQPVSTMSIAIADAFVGEMNSVHAQRTEYVFQPELVVRESSGPAPR, encoded by the coding sequence ATGGGCGCCACACTCGCTGACATTGCTGCGCACGCCGGGGTCAGCGAGGCCACGGTCAGCCGCGTCCTCAACGATCGGCCGGGCGTCGTCCCCGCCAAGCGGCAGGCCGTGCTCACCGCGCTCGACGTCCTCGGCTACGAGCGGCCGCCAAGGCTCCGTCGACGCACCGGACGGCCGGTCGGGCTCGTCCTGCCGGAGTTCACCAACCCGATCTTCCCGGCCTTCGCGCAGGCCCTCGGGCCGAACTTCGCGCGGCGCGGCTTCACGCCGCTCGTGGGCTCGCAGGCCGAGGGCGGCCTACACGAGGACGAGTACGTCGAGATGTTCGTCGAGGCCGGCGCCGCCGGCATCCTCTTCGTATCAGGGCGTCACGCCGACGCCACCGCGCCGACGACCCGCTACGAGGAGCTCCGCGAGCTCGGGCTCCCGCTCGGCTTCGTCAACGGGTACCGCGCGGGCATCGACGCCCCGTTCTTCTCGATCGACGACCGCACCGGCACGCAGCTCGCGGTGCGCCACCTCGTCGCGATGGGTCACGTGCGGCTCGGGCTCTCACCGGGCCCGGAGACGTCCGTCCCCGCGCGACGCCGCGTCGAGGGCTTCCGGGAGGCCGTCGTGGAAGCGCTCGGGGACGACGCGGACGTCGTCGTCGTCCACGGACCGCTCTCCGACGACGGCGGTGGTCACGCCGGCCGCGCGCTGCTCGAGGCCGGGTGCACGGGCATCGTCTGCGGCAGCGACCTCGTCGCCGTCGGCGTGCTCGCCGAGGCCCGACGCCAGGGGCTCGCCGTCCCCGCGGACCTCTCTGTCGTCGGCTTCGACGACTCCGTCGTCGCCCGCCACTCCTGGCCGCCGCTCACGACCGTCCGCCAGCCGGTCTCGACGATGTCGATCGCCATCGCCGACGCCTTCGTCGGTGAGATGAACTCCGTCCACGCGCAGCGCACCGAGTACGTCTTCCAGCCGGAGCTCGTGGTCCGCGAGTCGAGCGGCCCCGCCCCTCGCTGA